The segment AATAAACCGAAGCGAAAAATCGATGATGAGGAGGTGAGTGACGTTCGGAAAGATGTGTCGGAATAGAAGCCTTCGGTGTCTCGCCCCCATCGCCCGCGCCGCCACGACGTAATCGCGCTCTTTGAGTTTCAACGTCTCGGAACGGATCAGCCGGCAGATTCCCACCCACGACGTCAGACCGACCGCGACATAAATCGCCGTGAGGCCGCGACCCAAAACGAAGCTCAGCGATGTCAGTAGAAGAATCGACGGAATCGATTCGACCGTGGAGTAAAGCCAGACCACAAGCTCGTCCCACCGGCCACCGAAATATCCGGCCAGCGCCCCCAGGACGGCGCCGATCGGTATCGCGATGACCGAGGCGACGAGGCCGACCGAAAAGGCGACTTCGGCGCCGTGAAGAACTTTCGCCCAGACATTTCGGCCCAAGAGATCGGTCCCCAACCAATACGTCGGATTCGGAGCGACGTAGCTGGGCCCCACGCGCGCGGCGTAATCCCACGGGAGAAGATGAAACGCGGAAAGCAGCGCCACGAACGCATAGCTTGCAATTACCAAGATACCGACGACCGCAAACCGATCTCCCATCAAGACGCGGACGGCCTCCCGGCCGGGGGAATGGCGGCGGATCATTCGAGCACCACTCTTGGATCGACCTTGGCGTACAAAATGTCGGAGAAGAGATTTCCGAATACATATAGAATCGCACCGAGCACCGTGATCGCTTTGACGACCGGCCAATCGGCATTGTTGAACGCGTCCACGGTCATGCTGCCTAGCCCCGGAATCCCGAAAAAGTTTTCGAGAAGAAGCGAGCCCATAAAGAGAAACGGGATTTCGATTACCAGGCGGGTGACGATCGGGACCATGGCGTTCCGTAAGACATGGCTGAAGAGGACGCGGAGGGGGCCCAGACCTTTGGCGTGCGCCGTCCGAACGTAGTCTTGGCCCAGCTCCTCGAGAAAGATCGTGCGGAAAAATCGGACATCGGAACCGATCGCCAGAAGAATCCAGATAATCCAGGGCAATGCGAGATAGTTGAACCGATGGGACCACTCCGGCTCGTACCCCGAGATGGGAAAGAGATTGAATTTGAACGCGAGAAAGTATTGGCCGAGAAGAATGTAGGCCAACACGCTGACGCTCATACCGAGGACGCTGAGGACTACGATCAAACGGTCGAGAATCGTCCGGCGCAGGGCCGCCGCGATTAAGGCGATCGAGATCGCGAGGATTTCACTCATGAGGAAGGCGGGTACGGCAAGTGAAAGTGACGCCTCGGCGCCGTCGGCCAGCATCTTTCCGATCGTCTGCTTCGTCTGAAACGAACGTTCGAAATCGAGCGTCACGATCTGTCTTAGAAAACGGAGAAACTGAAGCGGGAGCGGCTGGTCGAAACCGTATTCATGGCGGTAAAGAGCCGCCTCCTCGGCCGTGGCATGCTTTCCCAGCATCTGGAGAACCGGATCGCCGCCGGCCACGTGAAAGACGATGAACGTAATTAAGGCCACGCCCAGAAGGATCGGAATGACGTAAAGCGTGCGCCGTACAATGTAGGCGGTCATTGAAGCAGGGGGAGCGTCTCGCGCTTTTCGTTTGAATCTATGTCGATGTACTTATACGCCCCCGGCGAAAAACTGTTTCGCTTGAAATTTCGAACCCATCCCTGACGAAGTCCGTGGGCGATCCGGTGAGCGAAGAAAACCCAAGGAATTTCTTCGTGAATAATGCGAACCATTTTCTTGATTATTTCCAACCGCTCCGGCCCGTCGGGTAGGTCGCGCATCTGGTCGTACAATCGATCATATACGGCGTTTTTGA is part of the Bdellovibrionota bacterium genome and harbors:
- a CDS encoding ABC transporter permease, yielding MTAYIVRRTLYVIPILLGVALITFIVFHVAGGDPVLQMLGKHATAEEAALYRHEYGFDQPLPLQFLRFLRQIVTLDFERSFQTKQTIGKMLADGAEASLSLAVPAFLMSEILAISIALIAAALRRTILDRLIVVLSVLGMSVSVLAYILLGQYFLAFKFNLFPISGYEPEWSHRFNYLALPWIIWILLAIGSDVRFFRTIFLEELGQDYVRTAHAKGLGPLRVLFSHVLRNAMVPIVTRLVIEIPFLFMGSLLLENFFGIPGLGSMTVDAFNNADWPVVKAITVLGAILYVFGNLFSDILYAKVDPRVVLE
- a CDS encoding ABC transporter permease, producing the protein MIRRHSPGREAVRVLMGDRFAVVGILVIASYAFVALLSAFHLLPWDYAARVGPSYVAPNPTYWLGTDLLGRNVWAKVLHGAEVAFSVGLVASVIAIPIGAVLGALAGYFGGRWDELVVWLYSTVESIPSILLLTSLSFVLGRGLTAIYVAVGLTSWVGICRLIRSETLKLKERDYVVAARAMGARHRRLLFRHIFPNVTHLLIIDFSLRFIYAIKSEAILSYLGLGVQGEPSWGIMIADAKEELLRGIWWQLVAATGAMFFIVLALNIVGDSLRDALDPRLHEQA